The following coding sequences are from one Bacillota bacterium window:
- a CDS encoding family 10 glycosylhydrolase: MTRWLFVLTLCLLPAFATPSGEPQMRAIWVDGFNEGIKTPEQVDTLLARVRQAGLNAVVVQVRKSADAYYNSHYEPRASDIAEGFDPLAYLIQKAHGVKPYIQVHTWLNTCAVGRNRHPRSLQSRFPNYLSLSDMGEDYDGEATKIDPGHPGAADWTFRTYLDVIRHYDVDGIHFDFVRYGGERWGYNPVSVQRYNERRGRPEGFPFFKSERFKQWRRDQVTALVRKTYLYAWTVNPKVLVSAATITWGNGPETDDAWTRAAAYSRVYQDWRGWMEEGILDWNIPMCYYNEQKHARWLDNWMRFVKDHQYRHYAAVGLGNFLNPIEDTLKQLQRVWEPTPRGNKPRGVCFYSYATTNTDAEGKEQKHNPAFYEALGKAFGGWVPVPPAMWKEKPVNGHIKGTILHADTLDPADHTLVVLKGMGQEREQYVDGTGFFGFVHLPPGEYRLTVQPRGAKALTLKVKVEAGKVTTCNLLLGDTVATRAKSPAELSRLPEGTQVLLTEWAVTSGMPGTTGDFQLGEVTVRIPGELPLPFLAGDVVTVMGTLRRENGQVVIDGAKAVLVDMLPRR, translated from the coding sequence ATGACGCGGTGGCTATTCGTCCTGACCCTGTGTCTTCTCCCCGCTTTTGCTACACCGAGCGGGGAGCCTCAGATGCGGGCTATCTGGGTGGACGGCTTCAACGAGGGCATCAAGACGCCGGAGCAGGTGGATACTTTGCTGGCGCGGGTGCGTCAGGCGGGACTGAACGCAGTGGTGGTACAGGTGCGCAAGAGCGCAGACGCCTACTACAACTCACACTACGAACCACGCGCATCGGACATCGCGGAGGGATTTGACCCTCTGGCGTATCTTATTCAGAAAGCGCACGGGGTAAAACCATATATACAGGTGCATACCTGGCTCAATACCTGTGCGGTAGGTAGGAACCGGCACCCGCGCTCTCTACAGAGCCGTTTCCCCAATTACCTCTCGCTCAGCGACATGGGCGAAGACTACGACGGCGAAGCCACCAAGATAGACCCTGGGCACCCGGGCGCGGCGGACTGGACTTTCCGCACTTATCTGGATGTCATCCGCCATTATGACGTGGACGGCATCCATTTCGATTTCGTGCGCTACGGCGGCGAGCGGTGGGGATACAATCCCGTCAGCGTGCAACGCTATAACGAGCGCCGCGGCAGACCGGAAGGCTTTCCCTTCTTTAAGAGCGAGCGGTTCAAGCAGTGGCGGCGCGATCAGGTCACCGCGCTGGTGCGCAAGACCTACCTGTACGCCTGGACGGTGAACCCGAAGGTGCTGGTATCGGCGGCGACCATCACATGGGGCAACGGTCCGGAGACCGACGATGCATGGACCCGAGCAGCAGCATATTCGCGCGTGTATCAGGATTGGCGCGGCTGGATGGAGGAGGGCATTCTGGACTGGAACATCCCCATGTGTTACTACAACGAGCAGAAACACGCCCGCTGGCTGGACAACTGGATGCGCTTTGTGAAAGACCATCAGTATCGCCATTACGCGGCGGTTGGGCTGGGAAACTTCTTAAACCCAATCGAGGACACCCTGAAGCAGCTGCAGCGCGTGTGGGAACCGACGCCGCGTGGCAACAAACCGCGTGGCGTTTGCTTCTATTCCTACGCCACTACCAACACCGACGCCGAAGGCAAAGAGCAAAAACACAATCCTGCCTTCTATGAGGCACTGGGCAAAGCTTTCGGAGGCTGGGTACCGGTGCCCCCCGCGATGTGGAAGGAGAAACCCGTCAACGGGCACATCAAGGGTACTATCCTTCATGCGGACACCCTGGACCCCGCCGATCACACGCTGGTCGTCTTGAAGGGTATGGGGCAGGAGCGCGAGCAGTACGTGGACGGCACGGGGTTCTTCGGCTTTGTGCACCTGCCGCCTGGAGAGTACAGGCTGACAGTACAGCCGCGTGGGGCGAAGGCGTTGACACTGAAAGTGAAGGTAGAGGCAGGCAAGGTGACCACTTGCAACCTGCTGCTGGGTGATACCGTCGCGACGCGGGCGAAGAGTCCGGCGGAACTTTCGCGCCTGCCGGAAGGCACACAGGTATTGCTCACGGAGTGGGCGGTGACCTCCGGTATGCCGGGAACCACCGGCGACTTCCAACTGGGTGAAGTGACCGTGCGGATACCGGGCGAGCTGCCGTTGCCGTTTCTGGCTGGCGACGTCGTGACCGTGATGGGAACGCTCCGCCGCGAGAACGGGCAGGTAGTGATTGATGGCGCGAAGGCGGTGCTGGTAGATATGCTCCCGAGGAGGTAG